Below is a genomic region from Gemmatimonadota bacterium.
ATCTGCTCCATGAGGCTCGCGAACTGATCTGGATAGAGAGACTGTGCCCCGTCGGACATCGCGCGTGGCGGATCCCCATGCACCTCGACCATCAACCCGTCCGCACCCGCAGCTACCGCGGCCCGCCCCATGGGGATGACCTTCGATCGGATCCCCGTGCCGTGGCTCGGGTCCGCGATGATCGGGAGATGCGACAGCGACTGGACGACCGGGATGGCCGCAAGATCCAACACGTTTCTGGTATGCGTGTCGAAGCTTCGTACGCCACGCTCGCACAGGATCACGTTGGGGTTTCCCTCGGCGAGAACATACTCCGCCGCGAGTAAGAACTCCTCGATCGTAGCGGACATGCCACGCTTGAGCAGCACGGGCTTTCCGGAGCGCCCAGCGCGGCGTAGCAACGGATAGTTCTGCATGTTCCGTGCTCCGATCTGCACGATATCGGCGTACTGTGCCACGAGGTCCACGCCTTCGGGGTCCAGAGCCTCTGTCACGATGGCCAGTCCTGTCTCTTCACGGGCTTTGGCGAGCAGTTCGAGTCCCTCCAGCCCGAGGCCCTGGAAGGAATACGGTGAGGTTCGGGACTTGAACGCGCCGCCGCGAAGCACCGTCGCGCCCATCTCCTTGAGCTGGTGCGCGATGTCGAGGATCTGCGCCTCGCCCTCCACCGCACATGGCCCGGCGATCACGGCGATGTCCGACCCTCCGAACGAGGTACCGTTCGCGAGTGACACGACCGTGTCCTCCTCCTGCCACTCTCGCGAGACCTGCTTGTATGGGCGCGTGACGGGAATGACCTCGAGTACGCCCTCGAGACCCTGCAGCCGGCCCGCATCCACACCGCCGTCATTGCCGATGACACCCACGGCGGTCCGCTGTCCACCCGGAATGGGCCGGGCATCGTAGCCCATGTCTTTGATGACTCCGACGACCGCATCGATCTGGTCGGCCGAAGCCGAGTTCTTCATGACAACGAGCATCAGGAGACTCTGTTGGGGAAGGAGGAACCTAAGTCTACACGTCTGCTGGGAAGTGCTCAACGACCCTCGACGGCAGCCTCGACGACGGGGCCGTCTTCGTCGATCCACACGGTCAAACCGTCCTCGCCGGGTACGATGTGCCCGCCGAAGCCGTGTTGTCCGACCTGCAGCACCGCGTCGGCTGGGCGAGTAGGCGGATACACGTGCGTGACGACGAGCAGTTCCGGGTCGGCGAGCGTCGCGATACGGGCCAGACCCGATGGAGCGAGGTGGAGCTCCATTTCGGGAGGGTCCCTCAGCGCGCATTCTCCGATGAGGACGCTGCATCCCGCCAAGAACTCACCCACCGCGTCCGAGGGCCCTGTATCGCCGGTGTAGCTCACGACGCCGCTCGGGGTCTCGACACGGTACGCCACGGACTCGTCGGTATGGGGTGTGGGGTGAGCGCGGACGCGGAGCCCCGATCTCCGCTGCTCGAACACATCGTCGGGTTCGAGCTCGCACACCCGGAGCGGAAAGCCCGGGTTCACGACATGGTCCCCCAGCGCCGAGCCGAGGCGGCTCAAGAAGTCGCGGAAGCCAGGCGGACCGATCAAGGTGAGCGGTTCTTCCCTAGCTCCCGCCAAGCCGTGCCTGAGCGCAAACAGGACCCCCGAGAGATCCCCCACGTGGTCGTTGTGATAGTGGCTTATCGCGATGTGGCTCAACCCCGCCCAGTCGACGGCGTGTCGGGCCAGGCCATGCAGGGTCCCCGATCCACAATCGAGTAACAAGCGAAACCCGTCTCCGTCTATCAGGTGCGCGGCGGAGCTTCGAGACGCATCCGGAAGCAACGTCCCGGCTCCCAGTATCGTTACGACGGTCACAACGGGGGCGGATCAGGCCACTCCTGC
It encodes:
- a CDS encoding ribonuclease Z; the encoded protein is MLLDCGSGTLHGLARHAVDWAGLSHIAISHYHNDHVGDLSGVLFALRHGLAGAREEPLTLIGPPGFRDFLSRLGSALGDHVVNPGFPLRVCELEPDDVFEQRRSGLRVRAHPTPHTDESVAYRVETPSGVVSYTGDTGPSDAVGEFLAGCSVLIGECALRDPPEMELHLAPSGLARIATLADPELLVVTHVYPPTRPADAVLQVGQHGFGGHIVPGEDGLTVWIDEDGPVVEAAVEGR
- the aroF gene encoding 3-deoxy-7-phosphoheptulonate synthase gives rise to the protein MLVVMKNSASADQIDAVVGVIKDMGYDARPIPGGQRTAVGVIGNDGGVDAGRLQGLEGVLEVIPVTRPYKQVSREWQEEDTVVSLANGTSFGGSDIAVIAGPCAVEGEAQILDIAHQLKEMGATVLRGGAFKSRTSPYSFQGLGLEGLELLAKAREETGLAIVTEALDPEGVDLVAQYADIVQIGARNMQNYPLLRRAGRSGKPVLLKRGMSATIEEFLLAAEYVLAEGNPNVILCERGVRSFDTHTRNVLDLAAIPVVQSLSHLPIIADPSHGTGIRSKVIPMGRAAVAAGADGLMVEVHGDPPRAMSDGAQSLYPDQFASLMEQIKVIARAIGRNVSAPLTGASGG